A region of Micromonospora sp. WMMD882 DNA encodes the following proteins:
- a CDS encoding FadR/GntR family transcriptional regulator has protein sequence MEMTGFGPGDFEPVRRLKVADSVAAQLEQMITRGDIRPGEKLPPERVLAERFGVGRSSMREAIRVVETSGMLRTDHGRGVFVVSDKKAMPKLSDLLVFDDFTVPELFEVRMSLEPDAASLAARRITAQEAADLQRILTEAENPQLSDDAFVKLDAELHRAIVAATKNRLLLKLMESIEPLFFKYSHRVIKLPGRRAHAHAGHVALCKAIIGHRVRDARSAALSHIRDVERDIAGHLDQRAERG, from the coding sequence ATGGAGATGACCGGCTTTGGTCCCGGCGATTTCGAGCCGGTCCGCCGGCTGAAGGTCGCCGACTCCGTAGCGGCCCAGCTCGAGCAGATGATCACCCGGGGCGACATCAGGCCCGGTGAGAAGCTGCCGCCCGAGCGGGTGCTCGCCGAGCGGTTCGGCGTCGGGCGCAGCTCGATGCGCGAGGCGATCCGCGTCGTGGAGACCAGCGGCATGCTGCGGACCGACCACGGTCGCGGGGTCTTCGTCGTCAGCGACAAGAAGGCGATGCCGAAGCTCTCCGACCTGCTGGTGTTCGACGACTTCACGGTGCCGGAGCTGTTCGAGGTGCGCATGTCGCTCGAACCGGATGCCGCCAGCCTCGCGGCCCGGCGGATCACCGCCCAGGAGGCCGCCGACCTCCAGCGGATCCTGACCGAGGCCGAGAATCCGCAACTGAGCGACGACGCGTTTGTCAAGCTCGACGCCGAGCTGCACCGCGCGATCGTCGCGGCCACCAAGAACCGACTGCTGTTGAAGCTCATGGAGAGCATCGAGCCGCTCTTCTTCAAGTACTCCCACCGGGTCATCAAGCTGCCCGGCCGCCGGGCGCACGCGCATGCCGGGCATGTCGCGCTCTGCAAGGCCATCATCGGTCACCGGGTGCGGGACGCCCGGTCCGCGGCGCTGAGCCACATCCGCGACGTCGAGCGCGACATCGCCGGGCACCTGGACCAGCGCGCCGAGCGCGGGTAA
- a CDS encoding N-acyl homoserine lactonase family protein gives MTSLHLLDGGVLEVESSVVVPGTGFGRRVAVPVQMFLVGTTSGYVLVDTGNDPGVIDDPVATWGPELAAASRPRVRPHQHPARQLELLGLTPRDVRAVVYTHLHHDHAGGGRVFPGAVHVVQRGELRWARSPDGHAGKAYVPADFAATNWTLAEGDWHMLPGIQLMTTPGHTPGHQSVVLWDVPDLGNVILAGDAINTVGCIDDDLPPGIATDTLAAVQSMRRLTALADATDALVVTGHDPAQFESLPKAPERLRRPVGGPAHRPKAMLDLR, from the coding sequence GTGACCTCACTCCACCTCCTCGACGGCGGCGTGCTGGAGGTCGAGTCGAGCGTGGTCGTCCCCGGCACCGGGTTCGGCCGTCGTGTCGCCGTACCGGTGCAGATGTTCCTGGTCGGCACCACCTCGGGGTACGTCCTCGTCGACACCGGCAACGATCCCGGGGTCATCGACGACCCGGTCGCCACCTGGGGACCAGAGCTGGCGGCGGCCTCCCGTCCGCGCGTGCGGCCACACCAGCACCCGGCCCGGCAACTGGAGCTGCTCGGCCTCACGCCACGCGACGTACGGGCGGTGGTCTACACCCATCTGCACCACGACCACGCCGGTGGCGGACGGGTCTTCCCCGGCGCCGTGCACGTCGTGCAACGCGGGGAGTTGCGGTGGGCGCGCAGCCCCGACGGGCACGCGGGCAAGGCGTACGTGCCGGCGGACTTCGCGGCGACGAACTGGACCCTCGCCGAGGGCGACTGGCACATGCTCCCGGGAATCCAGTTGATGACCACCCCGGGCCACACCCCCGGGCACCAGTCGGTGGTGCTCTGGGACGTGCCGGACCTGGGCAACGTCATTCTCGCCGGCGACGCGATAAACACCGTCGGATGCATCGACGACGACCTCCCGCCGGGCATCGCGACCGACACCCTGGCCGCCGTGCAGTCGATGCGCCGCCTCACCGCGCTGGCCGACGCGACGGACGCGCTCGTCGTGACCGGGCACGACCCGGCCCAGTTCGAGTCCCTGCCGAAGGCTCCCGAGCGGCTACGCCGACCGGTCGGCGGGCCGGCTCACCGCCCGAAGGCGATGCTGGATCTCCGCTGA
- a CDS encoding gluconate 2-dehydrogenase subunit 3 family protein — translation MTLKADWEVVGSPIDPDSNERLFFTEHEWETIEAATARIIPTDHDPGAREARVVVFIDRYLSGIDYVFAAADGTGFLKLTGKFAEAWRARMWDMQQTYRQGIRDLDGVARTNYDVDFKELTEEQQDGVLELYSGAPKPSRVTLGTTEAVTTFLQGTFDEGMAFFPALCLHTKQGFYCDPVYGGNRGRVGWQVIGFVGPESLKDTMDGTYDTTAYFMEGDYAWEELVPHLREHPFRPADR, via the coding sequence GTGACCCTCAAGGCTGACTGGGAGGTCGTCGGGTCGCCGATCGACCCCGACTCGAACGAACGGCTGTTCTTCACCGAGCACGAGTGGGAGACGATCGAGGCCGCCACCGCCCGCATCATCCCGACCGACCACGACCCCGGGGCGCGGGAGGCCCGGGTGGTCGTCTTCATCGACCGCTACCTGTCCGGCATCGACTACGTCTTCGCCGCTGCGGACGGAACCGGGTTCCTCAAGCTGACCGGCAAGTTCGCCGAGGCGTGGCGGGCCCGCATGTGGGACATGCAGCAGACCTACCGCCAGGGCATCCGCGACCTGGACGGGGTGGCCCGGACGAACTACGACGTCGACTTCAAGGAGTTGACCGAGGAGCAGCAGGACGGCGTGCTGGAGTTGTACTCCGGCGCGCCGAAGCCGTCCAGGGTCACCCTGGGGACGACGGAGGCGGTGACCACGTTCCTCCAGGGCACCTTCGACGAGGGGATGGCGTTCTTCCCGGCGTTGTGCCTGCACACGAAGCAGGGGTTCTACTGCGACCCGGTGTACGGCGGGAACCGGGGTCGCGTCGGCTGGCAGGTGATCGGATTCGTCGGTCCGGAGTCGTTGAAGGACACGATGGACGGCACGTACGACACCACCGCGTACTTCATGGAGGGTGACTACGCCTGGGAGGAACTGGTCCCGCATCTGCGGGAGCACCCGTTCCGGCCGGCTGACCGGTAG
- the dhaL gene encoding dihydroxyacetone kinase subunit DhaL, whose translation MPATLSQATVTAWLERFCAEIVAAESRLNELDSATGDGEHGSNLSQGAAAVRALLRQGRSDDLQQQLEGVAMALVNSVGGASGALYGTFFLRLSDVGVGRTALGLTDLTEGLRSALAGIRELGGSAPGDKTLVDALHPAVAELDSPAARSAGLVPALDRAAQAAERGRDATAAMVARMGRGSYLGDRGRGHVDAGATSMAMLLRCLHVSAEAAAR comes from the coding sequence ATGCCCGCCACCCTGTCCCAGGCAACCGTGACGGCCTGGCTGGAACGCTTCTGCGCCGAGATCGTCGCGGCCGAGTCCCGGCTGAACGAGCTGGACTCCGCCACCGGTGACGGTGAGCACGGCTCCAACCTGAGCCAGGGCGCGGCAGCCGTCCGGGCGCTGTTGCGGCAGGGCCGATCCGACGATCTCCAGCAGCAGTTGGAGGGCGTGGCCATGGCGCTGGTCAACTCCGTCGGTGGCGCCAGCGGGGCGCTGTACGGCACGTTCTTCCTCCGCCTGAGCGACGTCGGCGTCGGCCGAACCGCGCTGGGCCTCACCGATCTCACCGAGGGACTCCGCTCGGCCCTCGCGGGCATCCGCGAGCTCGGCGGCTCGGCCCCCGGTGACAAGACGCTCGTCGACGCGCTCCATCCGGCCGTCGCCGAGCTCGACTCCCCCGCCGCCCGCTCCGCTGGCCTCGTGCCGGCCCTCGACCGCGCCGCCCAGGCGGCCGAACGGGGGCGCGACGCCACCGCCGCGATGGTGGCCAGGATGGGCCGGGGAAGCTACCTCGGCGATCGTGGTCGCGGACACGTCGACGCGGGCGCGACCTCGATGGCGATGCTCCTACGCTGCCTGCACGTCAGCGCCGAGGCGGCGGCCCGGTGA
- a CDS encoding GMC family oxidoreductase, with protein sequence MAYSFKPEPVDAIVVGLGATGGTAVKVLAEAGMKVVGFDRGPWLRAHEHYSGDEVKYVNRNYLWPDPKLFPRTLRHDENSVAEVFPFSPTPQLVGGGTNHWAGWVPRPRESDFIQRSLHGDLAGASLADWPIRYEHLEPYLTRVEWEFGVSGVAGADKYEPFRSRPFPSEPLRPTRFGRRFYDAAKKMGINAFPIPHAMVTNRHKGRDPFNKTSFWNQYGDPSGARSNTLTTFIPEAVATGNFELRSECFVREIRVGTDGRATGVVYIDPEGREVEQDAKVVVLGLGAIESARLMLMSRSARHPDGLANSSGLVGKNATFHEYVFAVGLFDKEVDDPLYGWAGNYISGGTFEFYETDENRGHIGGCLISASQTVHPVNWVFPGRPSWGGALKDADRDYFNYAMKIGAILHDMPRESNRVDLDPTVKDAWGLPVARITHQPHDNDVRMSKWQVDKNAEILEVAGARKTVPVYLDRMTGNTCHQHGTARMGNDPTTSVLNEWCQTHDVDNLFVVDGSGFPTSTGVNPTLTMMANAWRACDYIVDTFAKGREEHITVD encoded by the coding sequence ATGGCTTATTCGTTCAAGCCGGAGCCGGTCGACGCCATCGTCGTCGGGCTCGGCGCGACCGGTGGCACTGCGGTAAAGGTGCTGGCCGAGGCCGGCATGAAGGTCGTCGGCTTCGACCGGGGCCCGTGGCTGCGGGCGCACGAGCACTACTCCGGTGACGAGGTCAAGTACGTCAACCGCAACTACCTCTGGCCCGATCCGAAGCTGTTCCCCCGGACGCTGCGCCACGACGAGAACTCGGTGGCCGAGGTGTTCCCGTTCTCGCCGACCCCGCAACTCGTCGGCGGTGGCACCAACCACTGGGCCGGCTGGGTGCCCCGGCCGCGGGAGTCGGACTTCATCCAGCGCTCCCTGCACGGCGACCTGGCGGGCGCCAGCCTCGCCGACTGGCCGATCCGCTACGAGCACCTGGAGCCCTACCTGACCAGGGTCGAGTGGGAGTTCGGCGTCTCCGGCGTCGCGGGCGCGGACAAGTACGAGCCGTTCCGCAGCCGCCCCTTCCCCAGCGAGCCGCTGCGCCCGACCCGCTTCGGCCGGCGCTTCTACGACGCGGCCAAGAAGATGGGGATCAACGCGTTCCCGATTCCGCACGCCATGGTCACCAACCGGCACAAGGGTCGCGACCCGTTCAACAAGACCAGCTTCTGGAACCAGTACGGTGACCCGAGCGGCGCCCGGTCGAACACCCTCACCACGTTCATCCCGGAAGCGGTGGCGACCGGCAACTTCGAGCTGCGCTCGGAGTGCTTCGTCCGGGAGATCAGGGTCGGCACGGACGGGCGGGCCACCGGTGTCGTCTACATCGACCCCGAGGGCCGGGAGGTCGAGCAGGACGCGAAGGTCGTCGTGCTGGGGCTGGGCGCCATCGAGTCGGCCCGGCTGATGCTCATGTCGCGCTCTGCCCGCCACCCGGACGGCCTGGCCAACTCCAGCGGCCTGGTCGGCAAGAACGCCACCTTCCACGAGTACGTGTTCGCCGTCGGCCTGTTCGACAAGGAGGTCGACGATCCGCTGTACGGCTGGGCCGGCAACTACATCAGCGGCGGCACGTTCGAGTTCTACGAGACCGACGAGAACCGCGGCCACATCGGTGGCTGCCTGATCTCGGCCTCGCAGACGGTCCACCCGGTCAACTGGGTCTTCCCGGGCCGACCGAGCTGGGGTGGCGCCCTCAAGGACGCCGACCGCGACTACTTCAACTACGCGATGAAGATCGGCGCGATCCTGCACGACATGCCGCGTGAGTCCAACCGGGTGGATCTCGACCCGACCGTGAAGGACGCCTGGGGCCTGCCGGTCGCCCGGATCACCCACCAGCCGCATGACAACGACGTGCGGATGAGCAAGTGGCAGGTGGACAAGAACGCCGAGATCCTGGAGGTGGCCGGCGCGCGTAAGACGGTCCCGGTGTATCTCGACCGGATGACCGGCAACACCTGCCACCAGCACGGCACGGCACGGATGGGCAACGACCCGACGACGTCGGTGCTCAACGAGTGGTGCCAGACCCACGACGTCGACAACCTGTTCGTCGTGGACGGTTCCGGTTTCCCGACGTCGACCGGCGTCAACCCGACGCTGACCATGATGGCCAACGCCTGGCGCGCGTGCGACTACATCGTCGACACCTTCGCCAAGGGCCGCGAAGAGCACATCACGGTCGACTAG